One window of Esox lucius isolate fEsoLuc1 chromosome 25, fEsoLuc1.pri, whole genome shotgun sequence genomic DNA carries:
- the LOC105021020 gene encoding hydroperoxide isomerase ALOXE3-like, whose protein sequence is MLHAGTYNSIYIQLSGTKGESDWTYIKETACQDSVIEHQVACPSSLGLLEFVALETKPYALLAYINDNWFCSKVVVTTPEGSTRHFPCYNWLSGSERLVYREASGKLIFNDTCPRALKEREEELKIRHQAYQWSIYADGLPNIIKADSVSDLPDEVRFSFTKDSEFKFTFLNAMVELNLQGLSTNKEQWKNLEELSHVFNCRKTKVYEYIEKNWKKDEFFGYQFLNGINPMMINRCTKLPDNFPVTEDMVKASLSEKSLEEEMQDGNIFLVDYKHLQGVTANVINGKQHYLAAPLCLLYMTPEEKLMPIAIQLKQEPSEENPIFLPTDSEYDWLLAKTFVRNADFSEHELNSHLLRTHLLAEVFAVSTLRNLPMVHPIYKLLISHFRYTLQINIMARKSLISKTGAITLNASIGGPGMLEYLKKAVAELTYSSLCIPEDITARGMDDIPNFYYRDDGLKLWDIIHRFVRSVIGRYYTSDSDVQKDSELQNWIKDIFFNGFLSNASTGIPNSFSLVTELVKFLTMVIFTVSVQHAAVNNGQFDFGGWMPNFPTALQLPPPTTKGQCTEKTMLQTFPDINTTAKGIATVYLLSKPSSDIVLLGDYKEKHFFEKLPIQKIKDFKHELKVFSAEIKVRNERLELPYTYLEPQNIETSVAL, encoded by the exons ATGCTGCATGCCGGCACCTATAACAGTATCTACATTCAACTGTCTGGTACCAAGGGAGAAAGTGACTGGACCTACATCAAAGAAACTGCATGCCAAGACTCT GTGATTGAACATCAAGTGGCCTGTCCATCTTCCCTGGGCCTTCTGGAGTTTGTGGCGCTAGAAACAAAGCCGTATGCCCTGCTTGCCTACATCAACGATAACTGGTTCTGCTCTAAAGTAGTGGTGACCACCCCAGAGGGAAGCACCAGACACTTCCCCTGTTACAATTGGCTCTCAGGCTCAGAGAGACTGGTATATAGAGAGGCCTCTG GTAAGCTGATTTTCAATGACACCTGCCCAAGAGCCctaaaggagagagaagaggagctCAAGATCCGTCATCAAGCATACCA GTGGAGTATCTATGCAGACGGCCTGCCTAACataattaaagctgacagtgtTTCTGATCTCCCCGATGAGGTCCGCTTCTCTTTCACCAAGGATTCTGAGTTCAAGTTCACCTTCCTCAATGC AATGGTGGAGCTGAATCTACAAGGATTATCCACAAACAAGGAACAATGGAAAAACCTAGAAGAACTTAGTCATGTATTCAATTGCCGTAAGACAAAAGTCTATG AATACATTGAAAAGAACTGGAAAAAGGATGAGTTTTTCGGGTACCAGTTTTTGAACGGCATAAACCCAATGATGATCAATCGCTGTACCAAGCTCCCAGATAACTTCCCTGTTACAGAAGACATGGTGAAGGCTTCCCTTTCAGAAAAAAGCCTGGAGGAAGAGATGCAG GATGGAAACATCTTCTTGGTTGACTACAAACACCTTCAAGGAGTGACGGCAAATGTGATCAACGGGAAACAACACTACTTGGCTGCTCCGCTGTGCTTGCTTTACATGACCCCGGAGGAGAAGCTCATGCCCATTGCAATCCAG cTGAAGCAAGAGCCTTCTGAGGAAAACCCGATCTTCCTTCCCACCGACTCGGAGTACGATTGGCTCCTGGCCAAGACCTTTGTGAGGAACGCCGACTTCTCTGAACATGAGCTCAACTCACACCTGCTCAGGACTCACCTGCTGGCTGAGGTGTTTGCTGTGTCCACGCTACGTAACCTGCCAATGGTGCATCCTATCTACAAG CTCCTGATCTCTCACTTCCGCTACACTCTGCAGATCAACATTATGGCAAGAAAGAGTCTCATATCAAAGACTGGGGCGATCACACTG AATGCTAGTATTGGAGGTCCGGGGATGTTAGAGTACCTGAAGAAAGCAGTGGCCGAGTTGACTTACAGCTCCCTCTGCATACCGGAGGACATCACTGCACGAGGAATGGACGACATCCCCAACTTCTACTACAGGGACGATGGACTCAAGTTGTGGGACATCATCCACAG GTTTGTTCGGAGTGTGATTGGTCGCTACTATACCAGCGACTCAGATGTCCAGAAGGATAGTGAACTGCAGAATTGGATAAAAGATATCTTCTTCAATGGGTTCCTGTCCAACGCCAGCACAG GAATCCCAAACTCTTTCAGTTTAGTGACAGAGCTGGTCAAGTTTCTCACCATGGTGATCTTCACAGTGTCTGTCCAACATGCTGCTGTTAACAACGGGCAg TTTGATTTTGGAGGCTGGATGCCCAACTTCCCCACTGCGCTGCAGCTACCTCCTCCTACCACTAAGGGGCAGTGTACTGAGAAGACCATGCTGCAGACTTTCCCAGACATCAATACCACCGCTAAAGGCATTGCTACGGTGTATCTGCTGAGCAAGCCGTCCTCTGACATT GTCCTTCTTGGAGACTACAAAGAGAAGCATTTTTTTGAGAAGCTCCCAATACAGAAGATCAAAGACTTCAAGCATGAGCTGAAGGTTTTCAGCGCTGAAATTAAAGTCCGGAATGAACGTCTTGAACTGCCCTACACCTACCTGGAGCCTCAGAATATAGAGACCAGTGTAGCCCTCTAA